CCTTCTATATATTTTTTTTCCAGAGCGGTTATTGACATCTGTTTTCTATACACGTCAACAAATTCATTATAAACAGATCTATACAAGTAATTTTTTATAGAAATGGTCTTATCCAGTTTTTCGCGCTTCCTCCACAACTGAATTATGACATTTTGCACAATATCTTCTGATTTGAAATTATCTCTGGAAAGATTGGTGGCATAATCACAAAGTTCCTTGTAGTATTCGTCAACCAAATAGGCATAGGCTTTTTCCTCTCCCTTAATGAGTCCTTTTACAAGTCTTTTTTTGTTGATTTCTCTTTTCAAACCTTCCCAAATGTAATTTTTTTTTGATTAAGAAGGGTGGTATTCAGTTTCGGTTTCGTTTTTATGATATAACCAAACGAAAAGATATTAAGTCCGAAACTCTGAAGTAAATATGTTGCATAAGTTTTATGTGATATGAAGAGTGATTTATAAAAATGGAGAATCGAATAAAAAGCTTAATTGTCAAATTTCTGGCCAAAGAGGCGGATATCCATGAACTCCAACAATTGGAGTTATGGGTAGGAAATCCTGAAAACCAACAATTGTTTCAAGAGTATATTGAGGCCAACGCGATAATGAATATGAGTGTAGGTAAATATGACAAAAAAAGAGCTAAGGGGATCATTCTAAAACAAATCAGAAAAGAAAAAGTCAATCAGGGGAAAAAGGCAGTGAAGCCGAATTTTATGAAATATGCGGCGATACTGGTAGTGGCGTTAATACTTGGTTATTTTTATTTTATTGAAAATAGGGATTTAAATGACCCTGTTGTGTCCTCGCCAACTATTGATGATACAATCAAGCCAGGGTCCGATAAGGCTACTTTGATATTGGAGGATGGTTCTGTGGTTGATTTGAGTTCTGAGCACACTTATGAAACCAAGAACATTAAGAGCAATGGCAAGGAAATTGTTTATTCTGGCCAAGAAAACGCTAAGGATATCAAATACAACTACCTGACAGTTCCAAGGGGAGGAGAGTATTTTCTCAAATTGGCAGATGGAACCGAGGTTTGGTTGAACTCCGAAACACAATTAAAATATCCTGTGAGCTTCGTAGTGGATAGGCCAAGGGAAGTGGAATTGATTTATGGAGAAGCGTATTTTGACGTATCTCCAAGTATAGAGCATAACGGGGTAAAGTTCTTGGTGCTAAATCAATCCCAGAAAATAGAGGTATTGGGCACTGAATTCAATATAAAGGCCTACCCAGACGAGAAAAATATTTATTCAACTTTGGTCGAGGGAAGCGTTTCGGTAATTTATGGTACTTCAAGGGAAAATCTGGCTCCTGGTCAACAATCAATTCTTCATGTGGAAAGTAACGAGGTGATTGTTGATGATGTTGACGTTGAAAGTGAGGTCTCATGGAAGGATGGGGTTTTTATTTTTCGCGAAAAACCATTGAAGGATATCATGAAAGTTATATCCAGATGGTATGATGCCGATGTTGTTTTTGAGAATAAGGATTTGGAAACCTTAAGATTCAGGGGGGTTATTGGAAAACATCAGGAAGTAGAAGAAATATTGTCAATAATGAAATCGACCTCGATAAAGGAATATGAGATCAGGGACAAAACCATTTTACTAAGATGAAATATAAATGATGGCCGTGTGGTCAATCCGAGCTGGCCAAAAGACAACCAACATAATGAAAATCAATTGCTAACAACTCAAAACTAACTCTTCTGCCTATGAAATAAATCCAAAATTTATAAAAAAAGAGGATAAGGTTTTACCCGTCAAAGTAAGTAACCCTACCCCCTTATGCCATTATTGATTTAATACCAAATTGTATAACAAACCAATAATTAACAAAGTTATGAAATTAGACTTCGAAAAATGCTTTTTTCCATTTGGGAATAAGCTTTTAAAGAACATTATGAGAACATTTCTATTCTTGTTTTGTACGGCTATTTTTGCTGCTGTCCCCAGCAATTTGTTATCGCAGAATCCCAAAATCAAGATAGATAAAGACAAGATGGCGACAGTGGATGAGGTTTTTGACCTCATTGTGGAACAAACCGATTACAAGTTTTTTTATGAAGAGGGTATTTTCAAGAATTATCCAAAAATACCGCTCAAAAAAGGTATCATAAGGGCAAATAAGTTGCTTAGCCGTAGCTTGTCTCATGGCAATCTTGAGATAAGTATAACCAATGGCAATCTTGTCGCAATCAAAGAGAAACCTCCTACCACCTCCCCAAACCAGCAGTCTACCAACATTTCTGGAGTTGTAAAAGATGTTAATGGACAACCTTTGCCTGGTGCCAACATTGTGGAAAAGGGAACATCCAATGGTACCCAGGCGGATTTTGATGGGAATTTTTCTATTCTGGTCGAGGATGAGAATGCAGTTTTAGTTGTGTCTTACATTGGGTTTAATGCCCAAGAAATCCCGCTTCAGGGACGCACCAATATCAATGTTGTGTTAGAAGAAAGTGCGGCAGCTTTGGATGAAGTTGTGGTTGTGGGATATGGTACAGTACAAAAAAGTGATTTATCTGGATCGGTATCTTCTGTTGATCCAGAACAATTGGAAAATATTCCTGTAGCGAGAGTGGATCAGGCATTACAGGGAAGAGCTGCAGGCGTGTCAGTTGCTGCAACCGGTGGTGCACCAGGAAGTGCGGCCTCGATAAGAATTAGGGGATCCAATTCAATTAATGGGGATAATAACCCCTTATTTGTGGTGGATGGCTTCTTGACTCCTGATGGATTTGACCTTAACAGCATTAATCCAAATGATATTCAATCGATAGAAATACTAAAAGATGCCAGTGCCATTTCCATTTATGGAGTACGTGGATCCAATGGAGTAATATTGATTACAACTAAAAACGGAAAAGGTGTAGGCACTTCAAAACCTCAATTTAACCTTAATCATTATACTGGAATATCCAATATTGTCAGAAAGCTAGATATAATCTCTGGCCCAGAATTGGCACAATATGTTAATGAAGTTGATGAGTTTGAAGGGGCACTACCTACATATCCTGATGTTGATGATGTGCCAAATGTTGATTATCAAGACCTGATATCAAGAACAGCAATTACAGAAAACCTGGACTTTTCAGTGCAAGGCAATTCTGATGATTTGAATTATTTTCTTTCTTTGAATTATTTTAATCAGGAAGGTGTCATAAGGGAATCAGGAATAGAGCGCTACCAAGTAAGGATTAATATTGACGCAAATACATCAAAAAAATTCTCCTACGGAACTAGGTCCAATGTAAGTTTTACGGATAGAGATAATGCATTAATAAATTGGAGATCAATATTTATAGATGCCAACCCTCTTATTCCGATAAGGGATGAAGACGGTGAATATACGGTAATAAGTCCGGTAAATGGGGCTAACTTCAATAACCCAGAAGCTCTTTTCGAATTTAATGGCAATAGAACCCGTAGGTTAAATGCATTAGCTAATTTTTATGTACAATATGAGCCCATTGAAGGACTGGTCTTTAGATCTACTATCGGGTCAAATTTAGTTTATGCCAAACAAGATGTTTTCAATTCCGCGCAAGCACCAAATAGGAACCAAGCCTCTGTAAGGGTCAATCAATCGTTTTTTGTGGGTTTGTTAAATGAAAATACTGTAAGCTACAACAAGAAATTTGGTGATCATTCTATTAATTCTGTAATAGGGTTTACATGGCAGACTGATAGAACAGAAGCAACTACAACCGGTGGAGATGGCATTCCCAATGATGCTAATGGAACAAGTAGTCTAATCTTGGCGGACCCACTATTGAATACCGCGTCGATTGGCCTTTCAACGCGTCAATTAGTGTCTTTTCCAGCTCGCTTAATATATAATTACAAAAGTAAATATATATTAACATTGGCAGGTAGGCTCGATGGGTCTTCCGTGTTTGCTGTCGATAATAAATATTCTTTTTTTCCTTCTGTTTCAGCTGCATGGAATATAGGCAGGGAAAAATTTTTGGAAGATTCCAATCTTATCAGTCAGTTAAAATTGAGAGCTAGTTTCGGGGTTTCTGGATCTCAGGCCATAGGGCCATATAGGACACTTTCCATTTTACAACGGCAAAATGCCATTATTAATGATGCTGCAACTCTGGGGCTTCAACAAGCTAGAGCGGCGAACCCTAATTTGGAGTGGGAAACCACTGATCAAATAGATATAGGTTTAGAATTGGGTTTTTTCAATGATCGCCTACGTTTTGAATTCGACTACTATGACAAAACTACCAATGACCTTTTGGTAAATGTACAAAATGTACCAAGATTTGTTGGTTTGCAAAGTCCCAACCAACTTATCAATGTTGGGAGTATTTCTAACAAAGGCCTAGAGTTAACCGTTGGCGCAACAGTTGTGGACAAAAAAGATTTTAGATGGACTACCGATATAACCGTTTTTGGAAATAGAAACAAGGTTTTGGCATTGTCCGAAGGCAATGATGAAATACGGTCTAACTTCGGTGGTAATGCAGTAGGTCAATCGCGCTTGGTCATTGGATCTCCTGTCTTATTTTATGGGCTCGAGTATTTAGGTGTATTCCAAACACAGGAAGAAATAGATGCAGCACTGGCCAACCAATCTACAGATGTCGCGTCCGGCGAACCACCGAATTCAGATAACGATTTTGTTTTTGTTGATGGCTCCACTGTACCTGGTTCGGGAAAGTTTAGGGACACTAATGGTGATGGAGCTCTTACAGACGAGGATTATGAACCTATTGGGAATCCAGAAGCCAAATTTTCAGGAGGTATTAATAATAGTTTTATCTATAAGAACTGGAGTTTGGATATTTATTTACAAGGCTCATATGGAAATGATATCTATTTTGGATTAGAACAGCCTGGTTTTTTTGGGCGCCTTAACTCAAGCTTGTTTCCAGATGTATTGGATAGATGGACGCCACAAAACACAGACACACGAGTTCCTAGAGCTGGAGCGTTTTCAAGTACTTTTGCTAGACCCAATACACAATTGGTCAAGGACGGCTCACATTTGAGAATTAGAAATGTTAGGCTGGGATATAATGTGCCTACGGATAAAATAGACTGGGTCTCAAATTTAAACCTTTACATTTTAGTGGACAATTTAGCTGTGTTTAGCAATTATAAGGGTTATGACCCCGAAGTTGGCTTTGGTGGCAACAACACAAGAAGTGGTGTTGATGATGGCCTTTACCCTCGTAATAGAACATTCACTCTTGGGATTAATGCTAAATTTTAAAAACTTATGAGAACAATTAAATGTTTATTGGTTTTAGTGCTGGTTTTTGGCACTAGTTGTGAAGATTTCCTAGAAGAAAACACTGATGGGCTTTTATCATCAAGCAGCCTTTTCGGTAGCAATTCTGAAAGCGAACCTGTATTGTTTGGCTTATATGGGCAGTTCAGCTCTGGGGATATGTATTCTGGGAGTGTTACTTGTTTGGATTTAGGAACAGATATAACTACCCGTAATAGAAATGGAACCACAGTACATGCACCACATACAAATTATCTATTGTCTGCGACCAATTTAGGTGCATCGCAGGGTATTTATACTAGAATGTACAGGATAATTGCCAATGCAAATTTTCTAATTGCCAATGTTGAAGATAATCCAAACGTTACCGATGAAACCATATTGGGAGAAGCCTTGTTTCTTAGAGCATTGGCTTATTATCATTTAACACATTTATGGGGAGATATAGTTTATTTTCGAGATGATTTGACCATTGATGAAAGGAGAGTTTTGTCTCAAACGCCTAAGGAAACCATATTTGAGGATATGGTGGCAGATCTACAGCGGGCCGAAAACCTCATGTCAGCAGATCTGCCTTCAGGAAATAGAGAAGGTAGGGCCAATAGGTGGGCAGCAAAGACCCTAAGAATGAAATACCACTTAACACAAAATGACTGGGATGGAGTTCGGCAAGCGGGAGAAGAGATATTGACGTCCTCTCCACATATGTTGGCCG
The sequence above is a segment of the Muricauda sp. SCSIO 64092 genome. Coding sequences within it:
- a CDS encoding RNA polymerase sigma factor is translated as MKREINKKRLVKGLIKGEEKAYAYLVDEYYKELCDYATNLSRDNFKSEDIVQNVIIQLWRKREKLDKTISIKNYLYRSVYNEFVDVYRKQMSITALEKKYIEGLDSFVETQDESRTFKLLTAVEKEIELLPPKCKETFLLSKKEGLTYNEIADYLNISVNTVEKNMVRAFSILRKKMKQKVNHLLFFLFGYRIS
- a CDS encoding FecR family protein is translated as MENRIKSLIVKFLAKEADIHELQQLELWVGNPENQQLFQEYIEANAIMNMSVGKYDKKRAKGIILKQIRKEKVNQGKKAVKPNFMKYAAILVVALILGYFYFIENRDLNDPVVSSPTIDDTIKPGSDKATLILEDGSVVDLSSEHTYETKNIKSNGKEIVYSGQENAKDIKYNYLTVPRGGEYFLKLADGTEVWLNSETQLKYPVSFVVDRPREVELIYGEAYFDVSPSIEHNGVKFLVLNQSQKIEVLGTEFNIKAYPDEKNIYSTLVEGSVSVIYGTSRENLAPGQQSILHVESNEVIVDDVDVESEVSWKDGVFIFREKPLKDIMKVISRWYDADVVFENKDLETLRFRGVIGKHQEVEEILSIMKSTSIKEYEIRDKTILLR
- a CDS encoding SusC/RagA family TonB-linked outer membrane protein; this encodes MRTFLFLFCTAIFAAVPSNLLSQNPKIKIDKDKMATVDEVFDLIVEQTDYKFFYEEGIFKNYPKIPLKKGIIRANKLLSRSLSHGNLEISITNGNLVAIKEKPPTTSPNQQSTNISGVVKDVNGQPLPGANIVEKGTSNGTQADFDGNFSILVEDENAVLVVSYIGFNAQEIPLQGRTNINVVLEESAAALDEVVVVGYGTVQKSDLSGSVSSVDPEQLENIPVARVDQALQGRAAGVSVAATGGAPGSAASIRIRGSNSINGDNNPLFVVDGFLTPDGFDLNSINPNDIQSIEILKDASAISIYGVRGSNGVILITTKNGKGVGTSKPQFNLNHYTGISNIVRKLDIISGPELAQYVNEVDEFEGALPTYPDVDDVPNVDYQDLISRTAITENLDFSVQGNSDDLNYFLSLNYFNQEGVIRESGIERYQVRINIDANTSKKFSYGTRSNVSFTDRDNALINWRSIFIDANPLIPIRDEDGEYTVISPVNGANFNNPEALFEFNGNRTRRLNALANFYVQYEPIEGLVFRSTIGSNLVYAKQDVFNSAQAPNRNQASVRVNQSFFVGLLNENTVSYNKKFGDHSINSVIGFTWQTDRTEATTTGGDGIPNDANGTSSLILADPLLNTASIGLSTRQLVSFPARLIYNYKSKYILTLAGRLDGSSVFAVDNKYSFFPSVSAAWNIGREKFLEDSNLISQLKLRASFGVSGSQAIGPYRTLSILQRQNAIINDAATLGLQQARAANPNLEWETTDQIDIGLELGFFNDRLRFEFDYYDKTTNDLLVNVQNVPRFVGLQSPNQLINVGSISNKGLELTVGATVVDKKDFRWTTDITVFGNRNKVLALSEGNDEIRSNFGGNAVGQSRLVIGSPVLFYGLEYLGVFQTQEEIDAALANQSTDVASGEPPNSDNDFVFVDGSTVPGSGKFRDTNGDGALTDEDYEPIGNPEAKFSGGINNSFIYKNWSLDIYLQGSYGNDIYFGLEQPGFFGRLNSSLFPDVLDRWTPQNTDTRVPRAGAFSSTFARPNTQLVKDGSHLRIRNVRLGYNVPTDKIDWVSNLNLYILVDNLAVFSNYKGYDPEVGFGGNNTRSGVDDGLYPRNRTFTLGINAKF